The genomic DNA aaagaaaaaaaaagcaaagaaaccaataaacaaaaaaaaaaagaaattgcatgGAGAAAGCAGACACAAATAAATGGGACATTAATAAAATGAGAAGTATGTTCAGAATGCAGTCTCTATACCACCCAGACACTAGTGGAGGCTGGGGGCAGACTTGAGCTGATATAGATGAACAGGAGAGAACTGCTGGTGGCATCTGGTTGTTTGGGGCACTAgtgccagaaaagggcaggtgGTGAGGTGGAGAGTTGAAATGGGGCTGAGAAAATGGAATAGTAGTAGAGTCCTTCTGACTGTTTGGCTTCTTCTCCTGCAGGAATTTTTCACCGACAGCCTGTGGGGCACACTCCCCAGCTCATGGCAAGAAGCGCTAGATGGACTAACCCCACCACAGCTGGCCACCCTGCTGCTGGGAATGcccagggaaggggaggagatcAGGTATGTGCAAGCAGAGGAGCCCTGTGCTGGGGAATGAGAGTACTGAGCCATGTATTGAACCTTGTGTAGACAGTCTCATTAGATCATCTTGGCCTGCTACGTCATAAGCTTGTACACTCAGGATGTGATTGTGGGCTATTCACCGGCAGCCTGGGCTGGACTATCTCAGGTACAGGTCCGTGTGGCCACTTACCCTGCTGGCCCTGAAGTCCACAGCCTGTGCTCTCGCCTTTACCCGGACACCTGGCTTTCAGACCCCATCAGAGTTCCTGGAGAACCCCAGCCAAAGCTCCCGACTCATGGCACCTTTTCGAAAACATGTCAAGCCCAAAAAGCAGCATGAGATCCGGAGGCTGGGAGAGGTGAGGAGACTGTTAAGAGGCTAGACTCTCTGAGAGCCTGTGGGTTGTGAAGGTGGGTGGCCTTTACTGCACATGCAGGAACCAACATCTTCAGAAGTCCCCTTCCTTAGCAGGCATGCAAGGATCCTATCTTGTTGGTGCTGGGAGCTCTCCTGTTTTCTGAGTTGATTGGCAGCTATGTGGGGATGACTGTTTTACTCTTGTTCACTGCAGTCAGTTTTTTGTTTCATAGCTTACGGGGCTCTTGCTCTTGATCATTGACTAAAGGGGCAAACAAACTAAACATCATCATCCTCAATTCTGGTTTGACATCTCATGTCTCTGTCACCTTGGCTCCTTTACCATTCCTATGGCTTCAGGAGTCAGGAGCCAATGCCAAGAAGAGACTTTTGTTCCCTCTTTCAGTTGGTGAAGAAGCTGAGTGATCTCACTGGCTGCACCCAGGTTGTGGATGTGGGCTCAGGCCAGGTAAGCCAGACTCTCAACATGATGTCTATTTGAGTTAGGAGGATAGGTTACCAGCCAAGGCAGATTAGCAGACCTAATGCCCTAAGAAGCAGGTGCTGAGAAGTGGTGGGGGGAAAGTAAGCCTTTGGGTCCTGGGGCGCAGTTGTCTACACTCACTGATAAGGTGACAGTCAATAGGGCACTGAACAATGCTGTCCTCCCTCATGACTCTAGGGCCATCTCTCCCGTTTCATGTCTCTCGGGCTGGGGCTGATGGTGAAGAGCCTTGAAGGAAATCAAAGGCTAGTTAGCAGAGCCCAGCGCCTAGACCAGGAGCTCCTGCAGGCTCtgaacaaaatggagaaaaggcaCCCAAAGGTAAGCTCCTTGCAGCCTGCCCTACAGGAGCCATGTGCTTGGCTGGAACTGTATATTAAAACTCATTTTTCTACTTCCTAGTTTCTCAGTTCGAGATGGTCCCTATTTATTTCTGTTattctgccccttcttcccaGAGCACCGCACATCTCAAAGGCACTTTCTAGTTTATGTAAGTGATTTCCACACTAGTATGTTCTCATAGTAAACTGTGTGGCCAGGTGGGTATTAGTATTTGctgtgctagggatggaacccattGCCCCTGAGCTGTATCACTGTCTCATTGCCAATGGGAAATGGAAGAGCTAAGATACAGCTTAGTGGTAAGATACTTGTTTAAGCATTCATCAGGCCCTATGTTCTATCCTCAGCACCaccaaaagaaaagggaaactgagctaggtatggtggtacatgcctataattccagcactagagaggcatgGACAGGATCCCTGCAGATTTGTTGGCTTGTTCAACATATTGAGCTCCAGGTCAGAAAGGGCTGCAAAGACTTTGTGTCACCCTCTGCCATACCCAGaagaaaggataaataaaaaggTCTACAGTCTGAAATGGTGGTCTCAACTCCTGGTTCAGAGTCTAGCTCTCTAGTGCCCAGCTTCTCTCCCATATAACTAAGAGGACAGGCCCATTCCTGTGGCCTGAGGATAACTACCCAACTTTacatctgtctttgttttttctctcccCACAGGTGGTGCAAAGAGGTCCCCGCCATTCCCCCCATCATGTGGTTCAGTGGGTCAGCCCCACAGCCCTGTGTGAGGAGCTTCTGCTTCCTCTGGAGACATCGGGCCAGGGTAGTGCCCGCCTGCTACTCACGGGCCTCCATGCTTGTGGGGATCTGAGTGTTGCCTTGCTGAGACACTTCTGCTGCTGTTCTGAAGTGGTGGCCTTAGCCTCTGTGGGCTGCTGCTACATGAAACTCAGTGACCCTGGCAGCTACCCCCTGAGTCAGTGGGTAGCTGGACTGCCTGGCCATGAACTACCCTACAGGCTCCGGGAGGGGGCCTGCCATGCCCTAGAAGACTATGCAGAGAGGCTACAGAATGCAGGCCCTGGCTTGCAAACACATTGCTTCCGTGCAGCACTGGAGACAGTCATCAGACATGTCTGCCCTGAGCTTCGGAGGCCTGGTGTGCAAGGAATCCCCAGGGTCCATGAACTCAAGATTGAAGAGTGAGGTCTGGGGAGGCTCCCCACCTATGCCTACTTGTTAACACAGCCAAAGAAAATGTTTGAGCCCAGAGGAGTGGCATGGACTCTTCTAACCAGGGACAGTGCTCCAAATTTCTCTGAAAGAAGTTGTCCTCTTAAGACTAGGGGTattaactcagttggtagaatacttgtcTACCAGTggctgttggtggtgcacacctttaatcccagcacttggaaggcagaggcaagcggatctctgtgagtttgaggccagcctggtctacagagcgagttccaggacaacttccaaaacaatacagagaaaccctgtctcgaaaaaaaccaaaagagaatacttgtctagcatgcatgagtctaggttcaattcctagcactttCTAAATCTAGGGTAATGACATATACCTATtaaccctagcactgggaagaTGGCAAGGATGTCCCAATTTTTCTCTCTCGCCTctcctgttttttgagacagggtttcacctttaacagtcttggctgtcctgaaaactagatctgtagaccaggctggcctcaaactcaagagatctgcctgcttctgcctcctgaatgctgggattaaaggtgtgtatcaccactgcctgttgCCCAACTTCCTTTTTAACCTCTAGAAATCAAATTCCAGAGTTTTGAACATGCTAGGTAAGTAAGTACTTCTATCACTAAGCTAACTACTACATCAGTCCAATAGTTTCTAATTACTAAAAATATGCCTAAATTGTGTAGGATTGGATGAAAATAAATTTTGGGGCTGTTTGCTATTAAACAGATAGCTCATAGCCTGAGAAACATTATTAAAGTGGGTAGTGGCACATGGCTGTGACTACAGCACTGTGGTTCTGGAGTCAAGGACagcttccattttatttttgaggacaGTCtatactacatagtgagactttgtccccaaaacacaaaacaggcaGGCGTAGTGtttaatgcctttaattccaacacttgggaagcagaggcaggtggatctcttaaattcaaggctagccaagtctgcagagcaagttccaggacagctaggactacacagagaaaccccgtctggaaaaatcaaaagtagaaataaaatgcaaatcaatGTAGGAATAAGCTGAGACAAAAGTTTAAGAGGGAGGTGGAAGTTTCTAGAACTAATTGTATTGTGGCTGCTCCCACAGGTATGTGCAACAAGGGTTACAGCGAGTAGGTCTAGACCCTCAGCTGCCACTGGATCTTGCTGCCCTTCGGGCCCAGCAGGCCCAAGAGAATCGAGTGGTGGCCTTCTTCAGCTTGGCCCTCATGCTGGCCCCACTGGTGGAGACACTGATTCTGCTAGACCGGCTGCTCTATCTCGAGGAGCAAGGTGAGTCCTTGGCCAGTTTGCAGGGCCTGGACACCACCTGATGAGTGGGGCATTTGTTAACAAATGTAGATTCCTAGCAGCACCTTCCCCCagactggttttggtttttaaatttatgtgtgcacacatacctcATGCTTTTTGGGTATTGAATCCCTTGGTACTAGAGttgcaaacagttgtgagccatctgatgtgggtatCAGGAACCAGAGTATATtggaagagcatcaagtgttGCTAGGCACTGAACGCTGTCTAGCACTAGTGAGGTGGTTTTTAAGCAAGTGTCTCAGGCATTGAGAAAGCACAAGAACACTCTCAAGCTAGTGTTCTAATTAACCCTCACTTTCTCCTAGGCTTCTATGCTGAGCTCTTGCCCATCTTCAGCCCTGAACTCTCTCCCAGAAATCTGGTTCTGGTGGCCACCAAGACACCCCTGGGTCAGGCTTTCTCTATTCTTGAGAATGAAGACATCTAGCTGACGGTCTGAAACCAAGATGCCAACATGGCTAGTACATCTTACCATTTAGAGTGCCTGCTTCCTGCCTGAATTCTGGCTCTCTGCAAACTTCGGATTTAtaccctttctctcccttcataTGTAATTTACTGtgtaacttttatttattaaaacttttaagATTTAACTCCTGTTTCTGTAAGAGGGCAAGGGGCCTCTTCCTTGTTTTTATCTCCAAACATTGCAGGACCTGCCCTGGAAAGGCTACCAATCACCCAGTCTGTCCTGACAAGACAAAAAAGCTGCACTGTGCCTGGTATCCCCAAAATACAAGCatttggagggaaggaagaggggcgGGACAGTAGCTGCACTCAGGGCTCTTTATTGGTGTTGGGGGAAGAGCAGCCTCCACCCTCAAGGTAAAGACTGAGCAGGCAGAACCAGCACTCTCAGGCTCAATACCAATAAACCTTCTTGTGTTTTCGAGGCTCCTGGATCCCCATTGCCTCCATCACATCTTCTTCTAATGTCTTTAGCCGGGGCACATAAGTTTTTTTTAGAGCATCTTCCACTGATGTGTCCTTGGGGCCATCTGTTGAGtcagaaaaaaggaaatgatgtTTGCTGGCTGTTAATTTCTTGCAGTGTTAGGGATGGAATCCATGACCTTGCACactgctaggcaagtgccctaccaccAAGCTGCATTCCTAACCCCACTAACTTTCCTTTTCCTTACACCTCACATCCCTGTCTTCTTCCTGCCCATCCCCAGCTTACCAGTCCATATTTCAGGGACAATGCCATCTGCTCTAGGAAATTCAGGTTTGGGGATAATTCTCCCAGATCTTGTAGAGACGCGAACCCGCTCTCCTGACTCAGTAAATCTCCACTGGACCTCAGTGGGTTTCCTAGTAAGTAGAAAAAATTAGTCTACCTTAGAGTTAGAGCCCTGTACATTGAAGGCAGTGGCTGAGAACACCTGGATTACCACCTTTGTTTATGCCAGGGTTACTGACAGAATTGTGTGCAAGAAACAGACCCCACTCTGACAGttaggcacacacttttaatcccagcactcaggaggtagaagcggGCGGATctcttagttccaggacagccaggactacacagagaaaccccccccccccccgcagaaaaggaaacaaaccctGAGTTCTAACATATCCAACACACCATGCTCATGTGATAAATGAGTCTGCCCAACACCTGTGTGGCCTCGATTTAGAAGCCCCTTCACCAGAGGCCTCTGTGCTTGCCTGTCCACAGGGTCCACTAGCTTGACCTGATGATGAAGTAATGGGGCTTCACTAGGGATCATGGTCCCTCGGTGATCCTTGGTTCTGCCAATATAGCGGAAATGCTGTCCAAGAGAAGGCAGTATTAGAAAGCAATATGTGTTAAGGGGATTTACCTACTACTGCTTAGTGTATTCAGCCCAAGCCCAGTGGTACAACCTGCCCCTTACCCAGTTTCCTGTCTCCCCATGCTGCTCTTAAGGAAAGAGGGACAGATGGAGAGGACTTCTCAATTCTCTATCATCCTTCCACTCACCGTGTTCAACCCCTCCAAGACAACCCAGTTCCGCTGCCGAATAACTTGGACCACTTTGCCTTGCTTTCCAGCATCCTTGCCTTCTAAGATCTCCACCTGAAGGAAGATGAGAGGACAAGGGCAGGAGATTGTTGTCCACTaggctttctgtctctctgtcttgagGTTCTCACCATGTCTCCACAGAATAGGTGCCAGTCTTCATCAGAGATGGGCTCTACCACCACTGGGCGCCGCCTGCTCCATGGAGGATTCTTCCTCTTGTCTGATAGGGAGCCTGGACGGCTCATCCCATAGCGGTAGTGGGGAGGGAGCGTAGCTTTGGATGCCAAGGCCAACAGGGCCGAAAGTCGCATGGTTAGATGTGAGAAATCTCACCAGTGAAAGACTCAGAAACTTTCTTTGTCAACTATGAGTCAAGAGAAACAGAATGAAGATTTGGAGTAAGgaaggcactttttaaaaaaatttttgtattatgtgcattggtgttttgcctgcatgtatatctgtctgagggtgttggatcccctggaactggagttacagacagttgtgagctgctatgtgggcactgggaattgaacccaggtcctttggaagagcagtcagtgctcttaaccactgagtcatctttccagccccttgtttgtttttttgagatggtcttgctatgcttcctagaactcactatgtacaccaaccaggctggccttgaacgctcagatccatctgcttctgtctctttcccctagtgccaggactaaaggtgtgtatcaccacacacAACCCAAGGAATATTATCAAAGTAACAACTCTCTTGTGCAGTGGACTTCATATCATTTCATCTTCTCACAAGTTATAtttgcaaatgagaaaacaatgagGTTATGTATTATAACAAAGCTACTATAAGTGTGGGGGTAGGGGCATTAATATTCAAAACCCATATATCTGACTTCAAAGTAAAAAATTCACTAAAgctgctaggcagtggtggcacattcctttaatcccagcactcagaaggcagaggcatgaggatctctgtttgaagccagcctagtctacagagcaagttccaggacagccaggacaacacagagaaaccctgttgggggggtggggggttgaatTCCTGAGGTCAAGGGCCACACTATCTAGATCCTTGAATTGCTATCTCAGGAGAGCTTAACATACTTAAGATACTTAAGATGGTTATTAAGTGAGTACATGAACAGCAGGGAATGAGGAAAACAGTTTACAGTGTCTCCAAGTATCAGGCCCCAGACCTTAGACAAGTGACTCCATGATGGAGAAACGtcattcaggccataaaactcagcacatagacaACACCAccaaccaaaatgaaaacaaagacctaatccatcaaagtccatagttctgggagtctctaaatgtactaaccttgctttttggattcatagttctgcttctggataactgttcttgttaactgaagtatgtcaaccagGATATGGTTTTGTGCTTAAAAATTCACCTTGTGAAATGCCTGGGGCTACATTAGGATCCCACACACTCAGTGTAGTCACGagccagctaataaagactttctgttgGCTTGAATCTGTGtccaagcagtcttctctggtggttAACCCATTAATACCTATCCAACTTGTACCCTCACACAGGAAAGACCCGATCCTCCCTAAGGACAGCTTTTTCTATAAGACTTAAGGACCCCAAGGCTACACTCTAAGGTTGTGGACAGATTCCTGAGATAATTGGTAAAAAGTGAGTGCTGTAAGCCAGGCCTGACAGCTCCTTGGAGACAGAGGTAGAAGGACCGCAAGCTCAGTAACTGCTTGAACAactttgtgagaccctgtctcaaaaagtaaaaacaggaggctcagcatttaagagcactttttccttttccagaggacctgcatgtacttaattcccagcacccacatggtgtttcacaaccatctgtaactcccattccagaggacccaatgccctcttctggcctctataggcattAGGCATGGAAGTAATGCATATACAACATGTAGGCaaagcaaaaatttaaaagatgaataaatccaatttttaaaaaatggcaaaacaAGCCATATGTGGTAGTGCACTCCTATAATGCCAACACTTtgtaagaaagaacaaaaagatcgtaagtttgaggctaggctgggctacacaggaaaatcttgacttttaaatatttttttaaagattgattttataTATGATTGCTCTATTTATATGTGCAcctttattccagaagagggcatcagatcccactatagatggttatgagccactatatggttgctgggaattgaactcatgacctctggaagagcagcctgtgctcttaactgctgagccacttctccagcctccaacttttaaatatttctttaaatgagggagagggaagaaaggctctgcaattaagagcactttttgGTCTTGCAGAGAACATCGATAATGCCAATTCCATACCCTATTTTGACcttatgggtactgggaacatacatggtgtacatacatagtGCCCACAATCACtcctacacattaaaaaaaaaaaaaaaaaaacacccgagcggtggtggcgcatgcctttaatccaagaacttgggaggcagaggcaggcagatctccgtgagttcgagaccagcctggtctacaaaagctagttccgggacagcctccaaagccacggagaaaccgtgtcttggggaaaaaagaaaaaagaaaaaaaaaaaaaacctaaaaatatcaATGATGAGTGAGTGCAGTAGGACataccttttatcctagcacCTGGATggcagatttcagtgagttcaaggccaacctggtctacatagtgagttttgggCTAGCCAagacttcatagtgagaccctatctcaacgaaacaaaataaaatgctgtgATGACTCATGCCTCGGGAGTCAGAAGCATAACAattactatgagttcaaggccactctgccCTACACAGTAACCTACAAGGTGAGACCTATTGaatcaaaacaacaaagtaaaaaggCTCAATGCAGAATGCTAGCCTAGCATGTAGTAAGCTTTCTAAACAGCTGCTGCTAGCCTGGTACCATGCTAAGTATCTCACAGAAGCCTAAGAGCAGCGATGAAATTGCTCCTAATCTCGTCATTGGGTAGGTGTGTGGGTGTATTTCAGAAAATTCTTAAAGCTGGTTCAGTCTCTGTAGGCCTGAGGCtctggaagaagaaagcaggCCCGGACACGCCCCCCTCCATCTTTCCCTGGGGTTCCCTACGCAACTGGAATACAGTAGTGCCACTTCCGCGGTGGGGCTTTCTTCTCAGTACAAGCCCTCAGGTCTCGGCCTCAAGCACTTCCCCTGTCAGACTCACCCAGACCGAGAATAGCTCCAACCTCCTAGTAAAGAGAAACCCAAGGAGGAGGACTACGCCCCAGGTTACGACTAGGAAAAGGAAGTTACTTGTGCATCCGCCTTCCGACGACCATCAGCGTGGAGCGGTCTTACCTTTCCCAACCTTTCTTTGCACGTGAGTGCTCTACTCCGGTAGTCTCCGCCCACCGGATTTCTGGGAGTTGTAGTCTAATTGCAGAGCGACGCCCAATAGCGAAGCGTGCCTCTCAGCTTGCTGGGAACTGTAGTCCGTCGCTACAAAATGACCTGAAACAGGAAATTTGGCCAAAAGTAGGAAATCCCGAGCGTGGGAGGCATGTCGGGAACTGAAGGCGAAAGATTCATAGGGTACTTTGCTTTAAATGCTCTGCGTGGAGGCCACTGGGAGTTGTAGTTGACAGAGACCATGGCTCCATTTTCTAAGTGGTTATAGTTTCCTATTCAAAGCATAGGGATCCATTTCTAGAAGAGATTACAGCCATTATGCCCTGGCTCTTCTCTGTTTGAGGTACCAGGTCAGATTAAAAAACTGCCCCACCTAATACTAGAGGAGCTAATCATTCTATATAAATTGGAGCATGCTGGGAGGTTTCCATCGTACCCACCTCCTCCCACCTGccctcccaccatcagtggactGGCAGGCATCCCTAGCAAAGACGAGCACTGAGACCAGATGTCCTGATCAACTCGTTCAGGACCACTCACTCACCTGTCCGCCCTGATCAGATCaagtatgttttctttcattactgGGAGTCTGGTGCTGACTGAGAGCGCTTTGGATGGGCTCTTCCCTGTAAGCTGTCCAGTCTGTAATGTCAGGAGCTTTGTTAGTGGAATAATCAGTGACTAGAAGACCCTGAAGAAATGACCTTTGTTCTTAGGTTGTGTATAACTACGAAAGGATTTTTGAAGCCATCAACACCAGATGTTTGCCCTACCTCAAACCTCCACCTCTAAGAAAGCACCCACTACTGTTTGATCATCCTAGGCCTGGGATTTTCGGTCTCGCCCGAACTATCCCTAAACCAACCTCCCAGCAAGATGGACTTGGAGTCCATCTTCTCAACTGTTGTTTTATGAgatagtgtctcatgtagcccaagctcaCTTTTCAAACTTGCTAGTTTCTGCCCtcacttcccaggtgctggggttcAGCACcaagcctggtttatgtggtgcctCCAGACTGGACCCACCCCTAGGGTTTACTGCATGCTCCatattacttatttgtttttgagacacgtttttctgtgtagctttgtagaccaggctggccctgaactcagagatccgcctgaggATCAgggaactctgcctcccaagtgctgggattaaaggctgtgccaaaaccactgcccagccttgtTGTGTTCTTACAGCTTTATCCCTAGCCCCCCAGATTACTCTTACTTCTaaaggctttttattttatttttttggtttttcgagacagggtttctctgtgtagttttggagcctatcctggtactcgctctggagaccaggctggcctcgaactcacagagatccgcctgcctctgcctccctagtgctgggattaaaggcgtgcgccaccaacgcccgctttttattattttttatgtgtgtgtgctttaactttttttctgaaactgggtttctctgtgtagctctggctatcctaaactcactctatagaccaggctaattttgaattcagagatccaccaggtgttccccaccaccacatggcatgCCTCCATAATTTTATGTGTACCAAATGTGTGCTGGTTGTGCCTGTGAAGACCAGAAAGCAAAGCCATCGGgtgccctgaaactggaggtacaggtagttgtgagctgcctgttgaGTACTGGAGACCAAACCAGGATCCTCTGCAACTGCCAAGCCATCTGCAGCCCTGCAAATGAATTTTGAAATTAAGTCCTAATTCTTGCCCTGAAGCCTTGtcttgtttattgagacagggtctcactgggtagacctggctggtcttgagctcagaTTCCTACAgatcctctagagctgggattaaaagcgtgcgccaccaacgcctggctagtcATGCACTTTCTATGACCATGTGTGGAACCTCCTCacactccatttctttttcttttttgaaatactGGCGATTGGACCTAGATCCTCAAGCATCTCTATGTATCTGGTCTCATGTATACTCCAGGCTGGTCTAGAGCTTGCTGCATATCTGCAGATgacttcaaaataatttttagttttttctttggctttttgagacaggatttctgtgtaacagctctggctgtcctggaactctgtagaccaggctggccttgaactcagagattgcctgcctctgccttatgctgggattaaaggcatgggtcacca from Cricetulus griseus strain 17A/GY chromosome 1 unlocalized genomic scaffold, alternate assembly CriGri-PICRH-1.0 chr1_0, whole genome shotgun sequence includes the following:
- the Rrnad1 gene encoding protein RRNAD1 isoform X7, encoding MPREGEEIRYRSVWPLTLLALKSTACALAFTRTPGFQTPSEFLENPSQSSRLMAPFRKHVKPKKQHEIRRLGELVKKLSDLTGCTQVVDVGSGQGHLSRFMSLGLGLMVKSLEGNQRLVSRAQRLDQELLQALNKMEKRHPKVVQRGPRHSPHHVVQWVSPTALCEELLLPLETSGQGSARLLLTGLHACGDLSVALLRHFCCCSEVVALASVGCCYMKLSDPGSYPLSQWVAGLPGHELPYRLREGACHALEDYAERLQNAGPGLQTHCFRAALETVIRHVCPELRRPGVQGIPRVHELKIEEYVQQGLQRVGLDPQLPLDLAALRAQQAQENRVVAFFSLALMLAPLVETLILLDRLLYLEEQGFYAELLPIFSPELSPRNLVLVATKTPLGQAFSILENEDI